From the Pseudarthrobacter sp. MM222 genome, one window contains:
- a CDS encoding NAD(P)/FAD-dependent oxidoreductase yields MSAHYDVVIVGGGIAGLSLASALAGRCSVALVEAEQTLAYHTSARSARQLIPSYGPAVVQELTVRTLELIAAEDAGRPEPVLSPRSFLLIGDEATVQAEASGLMRRITHAEAMELCPVLVPESFSAAGLDTGSFACNAPLLLEDHRQHAEAGGVDIITGAKVHSAQRLGSGWELGAGQEGFQAAVVVNAAGAWADELAVLSGVEKLGLQPYRRTAAIVEVGHPLPTGCPMVAAADESFYFRRDGEQVLISPSESVPSRPEDAQPFPGDVEALIARLNGITTLGIRGVRKAWTGLRTEAADGVPVVGFDAEAPGFFWLAGQGGYGFQTSSGIAELAAELILAGPGASETAAGPASRTTDALSATRWSIRR; encoded by the coding sequence ATGTCAGCCCATTACGATGTAGTGATTGTCGGCGGCGGAATCGCCGGCCTTTCCCTTGCCTCCGCCCTGGCCGGGAGATGCAGTGTGGCCCTGGTCGAAGCCGAGCAGACCCTGGCCTACCACACCTCGGCGCGCTCGGCGCGGCAGCTGATCCCCAGTTACGGCCCGGCCGTGGTCCAGGAGCTCACCGTCCGCACACTGGAACTCATCGCCGCCGAGGACGCCGGCCGGCCCGAACCGGTGCTTAGCCCACGCAGCTTCCTGCTGATCGGCGACGAAGCCACGGTCCAGGCGGAAGCCAGCGGCCTCATGCGCCGGATCACCCATGCCGAGGCGATGGAGCTCTGCCCGGTCCTGGTGCCGGAGTCCTTCAGCGCCGCGGGCCTGGACACTGGCTCCTTCGCCTGCAATGCCCCGCTGCTGCTCGAGGACCACCGTCAGCACGCCGAGGCCGGCGGCGTGGACATCATCACCGGAGCCAAGGTCCATTCCGCCCAGCGCCTCGGCTCCGGCTGGGAACTCGGCGCGGGGCAGGAGGGCTTCCAGGCCGCCGTCGTGGTGAACGCGGCCGGCGCCTGGGCGGACGAACTCGCCGTGCTCAGCGGGGTCGAGAAGCTCGGCCTGCAGCCGTACCGGCGGACGGCGGCGATCGTCGAGGTCGGGCACCCGCTCCCGACCGGCTGTCCCATGGTGGCCGCCGCCGATGAGAGTTTCTACTTCCGCCGCGACGGCGAACAGGTCCTCATCTCACCCTCGGAGTCCGTGCCGAGCCGGCCCGAGGACGCCCAGCCGTTCCCGGGCGACGTCGAGGCCCTGATTGCCAGGCTCAACGGCATCACCACCCTCGGCATCCGCGGGGTCCGCAAGGCCTGGACCGGGTTGCGGACGGAAGCGGCTGACGGAGTCCCGGTCGTGGGGTTCGACGCCGAAGCTCCCGGATTCTTCTGGCTCGCCGGCCAGGGCGGGTACGGGTTCCAAACCTCCTCGGGCATCGCCGAACTGGCCGCAGAGCTGATACTGGCCGGCCCGGGTGCCAGCGAAACCGCGGCGGGTCCGGCATCCCGGACAACCGACGCCTTGTCTGCCACTCGCTGGTCCATCCGCCGCTGA
- the hutI gene encoding imidazolonepropionase, with protein sequence MSTLVTNIAELMTQDVDHRVLKNAAVVVEGERIAWLGPAADAPAADDVVDAGGRAVLPGWVDSHTHLIFAGDRTAEFEARMAGEGYSAGGIAVTTSATRSTSDFDLTRLAMGRVAEAVAQGTTYLETKTGYGLDVENEARSARIASSVVDEVTYLGAHLVPAGMDGEEYTDLVCGPMLAAVRPYVRWADVFCERGAFTEEQSRRVLRACREAGLGLRVHGNQLGEGPGVQLAVEFGAASVDHVNYLSGDDVAALAASWAGWDAGAGGKRGTVATCLPACDLSTRQPLAPGRELLDAGVQLALASNCNPGTSYTSSMAFCVTTAVLQMHLSVHEAVRAATFGGALALGRDTGNDVDGERAVGSIAVGHRADLHVLNAPSATHLAYRPGIPLTHAVWRAGVRAR encoded by the coding sequence ATGAGCACCCTCGTCACCAACATCGCCGAACTGATGACCCAGGACGTGGACCACCGCGTCCTGAAAAACGCGGCCGTGGTGGTCGAGGGGGAGCGGATCGCCTGGCTCGGCCCCGCGGCGGACGCGCCGGCCGCCGACGACGTTGTCGACGCCGGGGGGCGTGCCGTCCTTCCGGGCTGGGTCGATTCGCACACGCACCTGATCTTCGCCGGGGACCGCACGGCCGAGTTCGAGGCCCGGATGGCGGGGGAGGGCTACAGCGCCGGCGGCATTGCCGTGACCACCAGCGCCACCCGAAGCACGAGCGACTTCGACCTCACCCGGCTGGCGATGGGACGGGTGGCCGAGGCCGTCGCACAGGGCACCACCTACCTGGAGACCAAAACCGGCTACGGCTTGGACGTGGAGAACGAGGCCCGCAGCGCACGCATCGCGTCCTCGGTGGTGGACGAAGTGACCTACCTCGGGGCGCATCTCGTCCCGGCCGGAATGGATGGCGAGGAGTATACGGATCTGGTCTGCGGCCCCATGCTGGCTGCGGTCCGCCCCTACGTCCGCTGGGCCGATGTCTTCTGCGAACGGGGTGCCTTCACCGAGGAGCAGTCCCGCCGCGTGCTCCGGGCGTGCCGCGAGGCGGGATTGGGGCTGCGCGTCCATGGCAACCAGCTGGGCGAGGGCCCCGGCGTGCAGCTTGCCGTGGAATTCGGCGCGGCGAGCGTGGACCACGTGAACTACCTTTCCGGCGACGACGTCGCCGCCCTCGCCGCCAGCTGGGCCGGCTGGGACGCCGGTGCAGGCGGCAAGCGCGGAACCGTGGCAACCTGCCTGCCGGCCTGCGACCTATCCACCCGGCAGCCGCTGGCTCCCGGCCGGGAACTGCTGGACGCGGGGGTGCAGCTGGCGCTGGCCTCCAATTGCAATCCCGGCACGTCCTACACGAGTTCGATGGCGTTCTGCGTCACCACGGCCGTGCTGCAGATGCACCTGAGCGTGCATGAGGCCGTGCGAGCCGCGACCTTCGGCGGGGCGCTGGCCCTTGGCCGGGACACCGGGAATGACGTCGACGGCGAACGCGCGGTCGGGTCGATCGCCGTCGGGCACCGCGCGGACCTGCACGTGCTCAACGCGCCGTCCGCCACACATCTGGCCTACCGCCCCGGCATCCCGCTCACCCACGCGGTCTGGCGGGCGGGCGTCCGCGCCCGCTGA